Proteins from a genomic interval of Pseudoruegeria sp. SHC-113:
- the ilvN gene encoding acetolactate synthase small subunit, translated as MNALKLKKGVSRHSAYNLRDPNAEINEVHTLAVLVANEAGVLARVIGLFSGRGYNIESLTVAEVDHLGHRSRITIVTTGTPAVIEQIKAQLGRIVPVHEVHDLTVEGASVERELALLKVAGTGEKRVEAMRLADIFRANVVDSTLESFIFEITGTGEKIDAFAELMRPLGLVEIARTGVAALSRGAA; from the coding sequence ATGAACGCACTAAAATTGAAAAAAGGCGTCTCGCGCCACTCCGCCTATAACCTTCGCGATCCCAACGCGGAGATCAACGAAGTCCACACGCTCGCCGTTCTGGTGGCCAACGAGGCCGGCGTGCTCGCGCGCGTGATCGGGCTGTTCTCGGGCCGGGGCTACAACATCGAGAGCCTCACCGTGGCCGAGGTGGATCATCTGGGCCACCGCTCCCGGATCACCATCGTCACCACCGGCACGCCCGCGGTGATCGAGCAGATCAAGGCGCAGCTGGGCCGCATCGTGCCGGTGCATGAGGTGCATGATCTCACCGTGGAAGGGGCCAGCGTGGAGCGCGAGCTTGCGCTGCTGAAAGTGGCCGGCACCGGCGAGAAACGCGTGGAAGCCATGCGGCTGGCTGACATCTTCCGCGCCAATGTGGTCGACTCCACGCTGGAAAGCTTCATCTTCGAGATCACCGGCACCGGCGAGAAGATCGACGCTTTCGCCGAGCTGATGCGCCCCCTTGGGCTGGTGGAGATCGCCCGCACCGGCGTCGCGGCGCTTTCGCGCGGCGCGGCCTGA
- a CDS encoding homocysteine S-methyltransferase family protein, which produces MTCAWGFETWLQYVDGFELRHFCAFELLNDARGRACIADYHRKVIEAAVAQGFGVINDGLHYRASRDWGDLIGFSRAALEEINIRGIEFYREIAKPYDSPETPMILGASIGPRGDAYNIGRLPDAAEAEDYHAEQILTLKKAGADMVSAATFSSVQEAIGFTRAAQAAGIPCTISFVAKGGRLQGGERLGEAITAVDAATQKGPAYYTVNCTHPTEFAAGLSDEAWSARLGGFLPNAVAMELLSLCSLGHLEDGDPKELGGQMADLARRYPQAHVWGGCCGTDARHIGEIARQVRAVRQAAA; this is translated from the coding sequence ATGACCTGTGCCTGGGGGTTTGAAACCTGGCTGCAATATGTGGACGGCTTCGAGCTGCGCCATTTCTGCGCCTTCGAGCTGCTGAACGACGCGCGTGGCCGCGCCTGTATCGCCGATTACCACCGCAAGGTGATCGAGGCTGCTGTCGCACAGGGCTTCGGCGTGATCAACGACGGGCTGCACTACCGCGCCAGCCGAGATTGGGGCGATCTGATCGGCTTCTCCCGCGCAGCACTGGAAGAGATCAACATCCGTGGCATCGAGTTCTACCGCGAGATCGCCAAACCCTACGACAGCCCCGAGACCCCAATGATCCTCGGGGCCAGCATCGGCCCGCGCGGCGATGCCTACAACATCGGGCGCCTGCCCGATGCGGCGGAAGCCGAGGACTACCACGCTGAGCAGATCCTCACCCTGAAGAAGGCCGGGGCCGACATGGTTTCAGCCGCCACCTTCTCCAGCGTGCAAGAAGCCATCGGCTTCACCCGCGCCGCGCAGGCCGCCGGGATTCCCTGCACCATTTCCTTTGTTGCCAAGGGCGGGCGGTTGCAGGGGGGCGAGCGGCTGGGCGAGGCCATCACGGCCGTGGACGCCGCCACGCAGAAGGGCCCGGCCTACTATACGGTGAACTGCACCCACCCCACCGAATTTGCCGCCGGGTTGTCTGATGAGGCCTGGAGCGCCCGGCTTGGAGGCTTCCTGCCCAACGCCGTGGCGATGGAGCTCCTGAGCCTCTGCAGCCTCGGCCATCTTGAAGACGGCGACCCAAAGGAGTTGGGCGGGCAGATGGCCGATCTGGCACGCCGCTACCCGCAGGCCCATGTCTGGGGCGGCTGCTGCGGCACCGATGCGCGCCACATCGGCGAGATCGCGCGGCAGGTGCGCGCAGTAAGGCAGGCTGCGGCCTGA